From a region of the Odoribacter splanchnicus DSM 20712 genome:
- a CDS encoding IS1595-like element ISOdsp1 family transposase — protein MNILNFMQRFPDEASCIAYLKEQREQSGIVCKHCGCTEHRWDANKLVFECKHCHHRQSLRSGTVMEHSKLPFRYWIAAMFLLTSTKKSFSTEEIRRQLGHKRYQPIWEMVCKLRDVMGKRDERYRLTGSVELDEGFFTVELQEEEKDKPLKRGRGSQRKARILVMVESSYSTKTPKRGRPNKAVGHLKMQVISDLGSKTITKVVKEQLEPSVELTTDDSTSYIKFDKLVKSHKAVTSGKEAVKVFLPWVHIAISNAKRLLLDVHHKLKNEYLQYYLNEFCYKFNRRYLDEKLFDRLAFTAINYNTDFRSKIYRRTSCG, from the coding sequence ATGAACATACTAAATTTCATGCAACGGTTCCCCGATGAAGCATCTTGCATTGCTTATCTGAAGGAACAGAGGGAACAATCAGGTATTGTCTGCAAACATTGTGGCTGTACGGAACATCGCTGGGATGCCAATAAACTTGTTTTTGAGTGCAAGCACTGCCATCATAGGCAATCATTACGCTCCGGAACTGTTATGGAACATAGCAAGCTGCCTTTCCGTTACTGGATAGCAGCCATGTTCCTGCTAACAAGCACTAAGAAATCCTTTTCAACAGAGGAAATCCGTCGCCAGTTAGGTCACAAACGTTATCAACCCATCTGGGAGATGGTCTGCAAGCTTCGGGATGTCATGGGAAAGCGTGATGAACGCTACCGCCTGACCGGTTCTGTAGAACTGGACGAAGGTTTCTTCACTGTGGAGCTTCAAGAAGAAGAAAAGGACAAACCGTTGAAAAGAGGTCGTGGCAGTCAAAGGAAAGCCAGGATTCTGGTCATGGTTGAAAGCTCCTATTCTACGAAAACTCCCAAGAGAGGAAGACCCAATAAAGCAGTCGGACACCTCAAAATGCAGGTCATATCAGATTTGGGGTCGAAGACAATTACCAAGGTTGTCAAAGAGCAACTGGAGCCGTCAGTAGAACTGACTACAGACGATTCCACATCATATATCAAGTTTGATAAACTCGTCAAGAGCCATAAGGCGGTCACTTCCGGCAAAGAAGCGGTTAAAGTCTTCCTGCCCTGGGTGCATATTGCAATAAGCAATGCCAAAAGGCTTCTGTTGGACGTTCATCATAAGCTTAAAAACGAATACTTACAATACTATCTGAATGAGTTCTGCTATAAATTCAACAGACGCTATCTCGATGAAAAACTATTTGATAGACTCGCTTTCACAGCTATCAACTATAACACCGACTTTAGGTCGAAAATTTATAGACGGACATCATGCGGATAA
- a CDS encoding peptidase U32 family protein: MQKVELLSPARDLVVGKAAIDNGADAVYIGAPAFGARKAAANSLEDIGTLVRYAHRFYCRVFVTLNTILYDSELAEAEKMIRQLYAIGVDALIIQDPGILNMDLPPICLHASTQMHNYELERIKFLDQLGFQRIVLARELSLEQIREIRKEVKAELEVFIHGALCVSLSGQCYLSQYMFGRSANRGECAQPCRMKWTVEDNSGKKLIRDKYVLSLKDLNLSSYIDDLIEAGVDSFKIEGRLKDENYVANVTNYYSSLIGNHPGIVRSGSGHILSAFEADPERSFSRGSSDYFIRGRHRGLVNMDTPKSMGKKIGIVKEIKGNTIILDAIGELANGDGLCYLEQGGLKGIKVNEAVGNRIVCNETVKLRPGTELFRNYDHRFNIRLDKVKSVRKIRIKIKAWTADRCLWLEVTDEDGVQVILRSEETFEKAQNPQQAERLKQQLLKCGDSDFECESVDLNGEEVLFIPAAAANALRRKLLEELIEAREARREKMLPGHRKPLTSVPVEADWHYNIANQGAKNFYEACGVPVVGACFEKSGFQSGEKDLMHTRYCLLYELGRCRKMQKNKDLEFPLFLVNDKHRFRLEFDCQRCFMKVIKHV, translated from the coding sequence ATGCAAAAAGTAGAATTATTATCTCCGGCCAGGGATCTTGTTGTCGGTAAGGCCGCTATCGATAATGGGGCCGATGCGGTATATATCGGGGCACCTGCTTTCGGGGCCCGTAAAGCTGCAGCCAACAGTCTTGAAGATATCGGGACTTTGGTGAGGTATGCCCATCGTTTTTATTGCCGGGTATTCGTTACCCTGAATACAATATTGTATGATTCGGAGTTGGCCGAAGCGGAAAAAATGATCCGGCAATTGTACGCGATCGGGGTCGATGCTTTGATCATTCAGGATCCGGGCATATTGAATATGGATCTGCCCCCGATTTGTTTGCATGCCAGCACACAGATGCACAATTATGAACTCGAACGAATTAAGTTTTTAGATCAGCTGGGATTTCAACGGATTGTATTGGCCCGGGAGCTTTCGTTGGAGCAAATCCGGGAGATCCGGAAAGAGGTGAAAGCCGAACTGGAAGTGTTTATACACGGGGCTTTGTGTGTCAGTCTGAGCGGACAATGTTATCTCTCTCAATATATGTTCGGCCGCTCGGCTAACCGGGGCGAATGTGCGCAGCCTTGCCGGATGAAATGGACTGTCGAAGATAACAGTGGGAAAAAGTTGATTAGAGATAAATATGTATTGTCTCTCAAAGATTTGAATCTTTCTTCTTATATCGATGATTTAATAGAAGCCGGAGTCGATTCGTTTAAAATAGAAGGGCGCCTGAAGGATGAGAATTATGTGGCGAATGTTACGAATTATTATTCTTCGCTGATCGGGAACCACCCCGGCATTGTGCGGAGTGGTTCCGGACATATCCTGTCGGCATTCGAAGCAGATCCTGAGCGGAGTTTCAGCCGGGGAAGTTCCGATTATTTTATCAGGGGACGGCACAGGGGATTAGTTAATATGGATACGCCGAAATCGATGGGAAAAAAGATAGGGATAGTTAAAGAAATAAAGGGAAATACTATTATTTTGGATGCTATCGGGGAGTTGGCGAACGGAGACGGATTATGCTATTTGGAGCAGGGCGGATTGAAAGGGATAAAGGTCAATGAAGCTGTGGGAAACCGGATTGTTTGTAATGAAACGGTAAAGCTCCGGCCGGGGACCGAATTGTTCCGGAATTACGATCATCGCTTTAATATCCGTTTGGACAAAGTGAAATCCGTACGGAAGATCCGGATAAAAATAAAAGCATGGACAGCGGATCGCTGTTTATGGCTGGAAGTGACCGACGAAGATGGCGTACAAGTGATTTTACGCTCGGAAGAAACTTTTGAAAAGGCACAGAATCCTCAGCAGGCAGAACGCCTCAAACAACAACTCCTGAAATGCGGAGATTCCGATTTTGAGTGTGAGAGTGTAGATTTGAACGGCGAAGAGGTCTTATTTATTCCGGCAGCAGCGGCCAATGCATTACGTCGGAAATTATTGGAAGAATTGATAGAGGCCAGAGAAGCCCGGCGGGAGAAAATGTTACCGGGACATAGGAAGCCCCTGACTTCTGTTCCCGTTGAAGCCGATTGGCACTATAATATTGCTAATCAGGGAGCGAAAAATTTCTATGAAGCTTGTGGGGTACCTGTTGTCGGAGCATGTTTTGAGAAATCGGGATTTCAGTCGGGGGAAAAAGATTTAATGCATACCCGTTATTGCCTGTTGTATGAATTAGGACGTTGCCGAAAAATGCAGAAAAACAAAGATTTGGAATTTCCGCTTTTTCTGGTCAACGACAAACATCGGTTCCGATTGGAATTCGATTGTCAGCGCTGCTTTATGAAAGTAATAAAACATGTATAA
- a CDS encoding MFS transporter, whose amino-acid sequence MPIIVLFYEENGLGLKDIFLLKSVYSIVLVSLDIPTGYLADAWGRKNCLITGCIVAFGGYICYSLSSTFYAFFIAEILLGIGQSLVSGADSALLYDTMLHYDRENEYLKYEGKVTMIGNFSEAFAGIFGGLLATFSLRLPFYCQILIAFIGIPAALTLQEFNVKTKIVNPLANIWKIIRYSLFTNKSLCYDIMFSGIIGAATLTMAWFVQPVLMKIELPTALFGIVWTVLNLTVGIAALYSDKLNRKLGENRTYTLILILIAGGYLAVSFCLNYFSLFLFFLFYIVRGFATPILKGYINRQTFSEMRATVLSIRNFIIRLIFATMAPFIGWLNDSISLAFALQITALIIFVPGLIFLILQWNKK is encoded by the coding sequence ATGCCTATTATCGTATTATTTTACGAAGAAAATGGATTGGGCTTAAAGGACATCTTCCTTTTAAAAAGTGTCTACTCGATTGTTCTGGTTAGTCTCGACATCCCGACGGGTTATCTGGCCGATGCCTGGGGACGGAAAAATTGTTTGATTACGGGTTGTATCGTCGCTTTCGGAGGCTACATCTGTTATTCGCTATCCTCTACTTTCTATGCATTTTTTATTGCCGAGATCCTGCTGGGAATAGGCCAAAGTTTGGTTTCCGGCGCCGATTCGGCTCTTTTATACGACACGATGCTTCATTACGACCGGGAAAACGAATACCTGAAATATGAAGGTAAAGTAACGATGATCGGGAATTTTTCGGAAGCCTTCGCGGGTATTTTCGGCGGACTGTTAGCCACATTTTCGCTCCGTCTGCCTTTCTACTGTCAGATTTTGATTGCCTTTATCGGTATTCCGGCAGCTTTGACTTTACAGGAATTCAATGTCAAAACCAAAATTGTCAATCCTTTAGCCAATATCTGGAAAATCATTCGATATTCGCTATTTACGAATAAAAGCCTTTGCTACGACATTATGTTCTCCGGCATTATCGGAGCGGCAACCCTGACTATGGCCTGGTTCGTACAACCGGTATTGATGAAAATAGAACTTCCGACCGCGCTTTTCGGTATCGTGTGGACAGTATTGAACCTCACTGTAGGCATAGCTGCCTTATATTCGGACAAACTCAACCGCAAGCTGGGAGAAAACCGGACATATACCCTTATTCTGATACTCATCGCCGGAGGTTATCTGGCCGTCTCTTTCTGCCTGAATTATTTCAGTTTATTTTTATTCTTCCTCTTTTATATCGTACGCGGATTCGCCACTCCTATTCTTAAAGGATATATCAATCGCCAGACCTTCTCGGAGATGCGTGCCACCGTCCTGTCGATCCGGAATTTCATCATCCGCCTGATTTTCGCCACGATGGCTCCTTTTATCGGTTGGTTGAATGACTCGATTTCCCTGGCCTTCGCCCTTCAGATCACCGCCCTTATTATTTTTGTCCCCGGCCTGATATTTCTGATATTACAATGGAATAAAAAGTAA
- the bioD gene encoding dethiobiotin synthase — MAVYFISGIDTDAGKSIVTGVIARTLLQKGVHVITQKFIQTGCVGISEDILKHREIMGIPPQEVDRDGTTCPYVMTYPSSPHLAAEIDRVEIDVERIHRSTEKLAAAYDVVLLEGAGGLYVPVSRQYLTIDYIQEYKHPLILVSSSKLGSINHTLMSLELCRLRGIEVAYVVYNDFPNDSEWIKNDSITIIRQYLDEHFPDCRLLELPVVEGDKWPELELK, encoded by the coding sequence ATGGCTGTATATTTTATTAGCGGGATCGATACAGATGCCGGAAAATCGATCGTTACGGGAGTAATAGCCCGGACGTTGTTACAAAAAGGAGTGCATGTGATCACTCAGAAGTTTATTCAGACCGGATGTGTCGGTATTTCGGAAGATATACTGAAACACCGGGAAATTATGGGGATTCCTCCTCAGGAAGTAGATAGAGACGGTACGACCTGTCCTTATGTCATGACTTACCCGTCTTCGCCTCATTTGGCAGCCGAGATCGACCGGGTAGAAATCGATGTAGAGCGGATTCATCGGTCTACAGAAAAATTAGCTGCCGCTTACGATGTCGTATTGCTCGAGGGGGCCGGTGGGTTGTATGTGCCTGTCAGCCGGCAGTATCTGACGATCGATTATATCCAGGAATATAAACATCCGTTGATATTGGTGTCGTCGTCAAAATTGGGCAGTATCAACCACACCCTGATGAGTCTTGAATTGTGTCGTCTACGCGGTATCGAGGTAGCTTACGTCGTTTATAACGACTTTCCCAACGACAGTGAGTGGATCAAGAATGACTCGATTACCATTATCCGGCAATATCTGGATGAACATTTCCCGGATTGTCGTCTGTTGGAATTACCTGTGGTTGAGGGGGATAAGTGGCCTGAACTGGAATTGAAATAA
- the glmS gene encoding glutamine--fructose-6-phosphate transaminase (isomerizing) — translation MCGIVGYIGTKEAYPILIKGLHRLEYRGYDSAGIALISDNQELNVYKTKGKVADLERFAESKDISGCIGIAHTRWATHGEPNDVNAHPHYSQSKNLALIHNGIIENYTVLRAELENKGYIFRSNTDTEVIVYLVEYIMRTNQVDLCTGVQLALHQVIGAYAIALMDKSNPNEIIAARKSSPLVVGIGMDEFFLASDATPIVEYTDKVVYLNDEEIAVIRRGEPLKVVDLNNVEITPEIKKLAMNLSQLEKGGYPHFMLKEIYEQPRTLQDCIRGRINVGGNSVVLSGVIDNRDKFLNANRIVIVACGTSWHAALIGEHLIEDLCRIPVEVEYASEFRYRNPVIHPGDIVIAISQSGETADTLAAIELAKSKGAFIYGICNVVGSSIARATDSGSYIHVGPEIGVASTKAFTGQVTVLSMLALTIAQQKGTITQARFEEMVKELQGIPEKISMVLKNAEPVKELSKIFTYARNFIYLGRGYNYPAALEGALKLKEISYIHAEGYPAAEMKHGPIALIDAEMPVVAIATTDSIYEKTISNIQEIKARKGKVIAIVSEGDQLVHDIADYCIEVPHVLEPFAPLVASIPLQLLAYYIAVNKGRNVDQPRNLAKSVTVE, via the coding sequence ATGTGTGGAATAGTAGGTTATATAGGAACTAAAGAAGCTTATCCTATTCTGATCAAAGGTTTGCATCGTCTTGAATATCGTGGATACGACAGCGCAGGTATTGCCTTGATTTCGGATAATCAAGAATTGAATGTTTATAAGACGAAGGGCAAGGTGGCTGATCTGGAGCGTTTTGCCGAGTCGAAAGATATATCGGGTTGTATCGGTATAGCCCATACTCGTTGGGCTACTCACGGGGAACCTAATGATGTAAATGCACATCCCCATTATTCCCAATCGAAAAATCTGGCCCTGATCCATAACGGTATCATCGAGAACTATACGGTGTTACGGGCCGAATTGGAAAATAAAGGATATATTTTTCGCAGTAATACGGATACCGAAGTCATCGTGTATTTAGTAGAGTATATTATGCGTACCAACCAGGTGGATCTATGTACAGGTGTACAGTTGGCTTTGCATCAGGTGATCGGTGCTTATGCGATTGCATTGATGGACAAAAGCAATCCCAACGAGATCATAGCTGCCCGTAAAAGTAGCCCCTTGGTTGTCGGAATCGGTATGGATGAGTTTTTTTTAGCTTCGGATGCTACGCCTATTGTGGAATATACGGATAAGGTCGTTTACCTCAATGATGAAGAGATTGCGGTGATTCGTAGGGGAGAGCCTTTGAAAGTAGTGGATTTGAATAATGTGGAAATCACTCCTGAGATAAAAAAGCTGGCTATGAACTTAAGCCAGTTGGAAAAAGGAGGTTATCCCCACTTTATGTTGAAAGAGATTTATGAACAACCTCGTACTTTACAGGATTGTATCCGGGGCAGAATCAATGTAGGAGGAAATAGTGTGGTACTTTCCGGCGTAATCGATAATCGGGATAAATTCCTGAATGCCAACCGGATTGTAATTGTTGCCTGTGGTACTTCCTGGCATGCTGCTTTGATCGGCGAACATTTGATCGAAGATTTGTGCCGTATCCCTGTTGAAGTGGAATATGCGTCGGAATTTCGTTACCGGAATCCGGTGATCCATCCGGGAGATATCGTGATCGCCATATCCCAGTCGGGAGAAACGGCCGATACCCTGGCTGCGATAGAGCTGGCGAAATCGAAAGGGGCATTTATCTACGGCATCTGTAATGTAGTCGGTTCTTCGATTGCCCGGGCTACGGATTCGGGTTCTTATATTCATGTCGGACCTGAGATCGGCGTGGCTTCCACCAAGGCTTTTACCGGCCAGGTAACCGTACTTTCGATGTTGGCCTTGACTATTGCTCAGCAGAAAGGGACTATTACCCAAGCTCGTTTCGAAGAAATGGTAAAAGAGTTGCAGGGTATACCTGAAAAGATTTCTATGGTTTTGAAAAATGCCGAGCCGGTAAAGGAATTATCTAAGATATTTACTTATGCCCGTAATTTCATTTATCTGGGACGTGGCTATAACTATCCGGCCGCTTTGGAAGGAGCATTGAAATTGAAAGAGATTTCTTATATCCATGCCGAGGGATATCCTGCTGCCGAAATGAAACATGGACCTATAGCACTTATCGATGCAGAAATGCCGGTAGTAGCTATTGCAACTACCGATAGTATATACGAAAAGACCATTAGTAATATACAGGAAATCAAAGCCCGGAAAGGAAAAGTAATCGCTATTGTCAGTGAAGGCGACCAGTTGGTACACGATATTGCCGATTATTGCATCGAAGTACCTCATGTGTTGGAACCTTTTGCTCCTTTAGTAGCTTCCATCCCTTTGCAATTGCTGGCTTATTACATTGCCGTTAATAAAGGACGCAACGTGGATCAACCCAGAAACCTGGCGAAATCAGTTACGGTTGAATAA
- a CDS encoding phosphate acyltransferase, whose amino-acid sequence MKIEKISDIYEVLKGYTRKKRLVVAFANDSHSIEAVYMAVKAGLVEGILVGDTETIKGVCKENGYDESCFKIVHEPNDVRGAETAVEMIRNGEADVIMKGLVSTDKYMRAILNKERGLVAPNAILSHVTVMECSSYHKLLTVSDVAVIPCPDLNQKISMIKYVTITARALGVEKPKVAMIAPTEQVLPKVQSTVDAAILSKMGERGQIPGCIIEGPMALDVAVDKEAAEIKKMQSVVAGDADCLIFPNLESGNVFYKTNTKLGHSKQGAVLVGAKVPSVLSSRGDSVETKLNSIALAAILSE is encoded by the coding sequence ATGAAAATTGAAAAGATCAGCGATATTTATGAGGTATTGAAAGGATATACCCGTAAAAAGCGTTTAGTGGTTGCTTTTGCTAATGATAGTCATTCTATAGAAGCTGTTTATATGGCAGTAAAGGCCGGATTGGTGGAAGGAATATTGGTAGGGGATACGGAGACTATCAAAGGAGTGTGTAAAGAAAACGGTTATGATGAATCGTGTTTTAAAATTGTCCATGAACCGAATGATGTCCGGGGAGCTGAAACGGCTGTCGAAATGATCCGAAACGGTGAAGCCGATGTTATCATGAAAGGATTGGTGAGTACCGATAAATATATGCGGGCGATCTTAAATAAGGAACGGGGATTGGTAGCGCCCAATGCAATTCTGTCGCATGTAACGGTGATGGAATGCTCGTCTTATCATAAATTATTGACTGTTAGTGATGTGGCTGTGATTCCTTGTCCTGATTTGAATCAGAAAATTTCTATGATCAAATATGTGACGATTACTGCGAGAGCTTTGGGAGTTGAAAAACCGAAAGTAGCGATGATCGCTCCGACGGAACAGGTCTTGCCTAAAGTGCAGTCTACAGTCGATGCTGCCATCTTGTCGAAAATGGGAGAGCGGGGACAGATCCCAGGGTGCATAATCGAGGGGCCGATGGCTTTGGATGTAGCTGTCGATAAAGAAGCTGCCGAAATAAAGAAAATGCAGTCGGTAGTTGCCGGAGATGCGGATTGTTTGATTTTTCCCAATCTGGAATCCGGGAATGTATTTTATAAAACCAATACGAAATTAGGGCATTCTAAACAGGGAGCAGTACTGGTCGGAGCAAAAGTTCCGAGTGTATTGTCTTCGCGTGGAGATAGTGTTGAAACGAAATTGAATTCGATTGCTTTGGCTGCTATTTTGTCGGAATAA
- a CDS encoding OmpA family protein yields the protein MKIRNLFVMLLLGGSLIFSGSVFTGCASWSNTGKGAAIGAGSGAALGAGIGALAGKGKGAAIGAAVGAAVGSGTGALIGRRMDKQKKELEAIEGAKVESVQDVNNLQAIKVTFDNGILFATNKSELSPASREALTKFATSLKNSPDTDVTIYGHTDNTGTRAVNERISKERADAVANFLVGQGISRSRLTTEGLAFDQPVADNSTAEGRAQNRRVEIYITANADMIKKAESGQLN from the coding sequence ATGAAAATCAGAAATCTTTTTGTTATGTTATTGCTTGGTGGAAGTCTGATCTTCTCAGGCAGTGTTTTTACAGGGTGTGCCAGCTGGAGTAATACAGGTAAAGGTGCCGCGATCGGTGCCGGAAGTGGTGCTGCCTTAGGTGCAGGAATCGGAGCTCTTGCCGGAAAGGGTAAAGGAGCTGCCATCGGTGCTGCAGTAGGCGCTGCCGTCGGTTCAGGAACCGGAGCTTTAATCGGTCGCCGGATGGACAAACAAAAAAAAGAACTGGAAGCGATCGAAGGCGCTAAAGTCGAGTCTGTACAGGATGTCAATAACCTGCAAGCCATAAAGGTAACCTTCGACAATGGTATCCTTTTCGCCACCAATAAGAGCGAACTTAGTCCGGCTTCCAGAGAAGCCTTGACGAAATTCGCCACTTCCCTGAAAAATTCTCCGGATACGGACGTGACCATCTACGGTCATACCGACAATACCGGTACCCGTGCAGTAAACGAACGCATTTCTAAAGAACGTGCAGATGCCGTCGCCAACTTTCTGGTAGGCCAGGGAATCAGCCGTTCCCGTTTGACGACCGAAGGCCTTGCATTCGATCAGCCTGTGGCCGATAACAGCACTGCCGAAGGACGGGCACAGAACCGGAGAGTAGAAATATATATCACGGCGAATGCCGACATGATCAAGAAAGCTGAATCCGGACAACTCAACTAA